In a single window of the Streptomyces sp. NBC_00353 genome:
- a CDS encoding MMPL family transporter, producing the protein MRRNLAARIGVWSAHHRRTAILGWLLFVVLATGIGGASGMVEMTDAENATGDSARAERILDDAGLAHPAGELVMVSAAKAGDWQDAAREVSAAVERTGEVRNLAAPVPSKDGKDALITFDMKGDAATSADRVQPVLDAVSGVREKRPDITIHQFGEASAGKWLGDLLSEDFKKAEFTAVPLALGILLIAFGAVVAALLPVGLALTACMAAFGLLSLASHQLHLFQTTYSVMFLMGFAVGVDYCLFYLRRERDERAAGRDAGTALRIAAATSGRAVLVSGLTVMVAMAGMFLSGLMLFKGFALATITVVLIAVLGSVTVLPALLSWLGDRIDAGRVPLLNRRSRRGARASGSFAGTILGPVLARPKVFAVSSVVVLLALAAPALGMKTESLGLEKQFGSDSELSVAYRNIEETFPGGPAPALLVIEADDIDSPELRKALAEFGPGKVTVHRAQNVAEIEVPLPDGKADLAELRDRRVPAAFDGTGAQAYVTGELAGSVDFNDQLKRGIVPVFAFITAVTFLLMLFCFRSYVIAVTSILLNLLSVGAAYGVMVAVFQHGWGASLIGSEGVGAIEAWMPLFVLVVLFGLSMDYHVFVVSRIREARQSGLDTRAAIDTGIRRTAGAVTGAAVIMVAVFAVFGTLSMQDMQQMGVGLAVAVLLDATIVRMVLLPSVMALLGERNWRTPRGLSRLPSLDHGEAEAAGAVAEPVLPGPGLRG; encoded by the coding sequence ATGAGGCGCAACCTGGCGGCACGCATCGGCGTGTGGAGCGCACACCATCGCAGGACGGCCATCCTCGGCTGGCTGCTCTTCGTCGTGCTCGCCACGGGGATCGGCGGGGCATCCGGCATGGTCGAGATGACGGACGCCGAGAACGCCACGGGCGACTCGGCACGGGCGGAGCGGATCCTCGACGACGCCGGCCTCGCCCATCCCGCGGGTGAGCTGGTCATGGTGTCCGCGGCGAAGGCGGGTGACTGGCAGGACGCGGCCCGTGAGGTCTCCGCCGCCGTGGAGCGGACCGGCGAGGTCCGGAACCTCGCGGCGCCCGTCCCCTCCAAGGACGGCAAGGACGCCCTGATCACCTTTGACATGAAGGGAGACGCGGCGACGTCCGCCGACCGGGTGCAGCCGGTGCTCGACGCCGTGTCCGGGGTCCGGGAGAAGCGGCCGGACATCACGATCCATCAGTTCGGCGAGGCCAGCGCTGGGAAGTGGCTCGGCGACCTGCTCTCCGAGGACTTCAAGAAGGCCGAGTTCACCGCCGTACCCCTGGCCCTGGGCATCCTGCTGATCGCCTTCGGCGCCGTGGTCGCGGCCCTGCTGCCGGTCGGGCTCGCACTCACCGCCTGCATGGCCGCCTTCGGTCTGCTGTCGCTGGCCAGCCACCAACTGCACCTCTTCCAGACCACGTACTCCGTGATGTTCCTGATGGGCTTCGCCGTCGGCGTCGACTACTGCCTCTTCTACCTGCGGCGCGAGCGCGACGAGCGGGCCGCGGGGCGCGACGCCGGGACGGCGCTGCGGATCGCGGCGGCGACCAGCGGCCGGGCCGTGCTGGTCTCCGGGCTCACCGTCATGGTCGCGATGGCCGGTATGTTCCTGTCCGGACTGATGCTGTTCAAGGGCTTCGCCCTGGCCACGATCACCGTCGTCCTCATCGCCGTGCTGGGCTCGGTGACCGTGCTTCCCGCGCTGCTGTCCTGGCTCGGGGACCGGATCGACGCGGGGCGGGTGCCGCTGCTGAACCGGCGCTCCCGGCGGGGTGCGCGGGCCAGTGGCTCCTTTGCAGGCACGATCCTCGGTCCTGTCCTGGCCCGGCCCAAGGTCTTTGCCGTCTCCTCGGTCGTCGTCCTGCTGGCCCTGGCCGCGCCCGCCCTCGGCATGAAGACCGAGTCGCTCGGCCTGGAGAAGCAGTTCGGCTCGGACTCGGAGCTCTCCGTGGCGTACCGGAACATCGAGGAGACGTTCCCGGGCGGCCCCGCCCCCGCACTCCTCGTGATCGAGGCGGACGACATCGACTCGCCCGAACTGCGCAAGGCACTGGCGGAGTTCGGCCCCGGCAAGGTGACCGTGCACCGGGCGCAGAACGTCGCCGAGATCGAGGTGCCGCTGCCCGACGGCAAGGCCGACCTGGCCGAGCTGCGCGACAGGCGGGTGCCCGCCGCCTTCGACGGGACGGGCGCGCAGGCGTACGTCACCGGGGAGCTGGCCGGGTCCGTCGACTTCAACGACCAGCTGAAGCGCGGCATCGTCCCCGTCTTCGCGTTCATCACCGCGGTGACGTTCCTGCTGATGCTGTTCTGCTTCCGCTCGTACGTCATCGCGGTGACGTCGATCCTCCTCAACCTGCTCTCCGTGGGGGCCGCGTACGGAGTGATGGTGGCCGTCTTCCAGCACGGCTGGGGTGCTTCGCTGATCGGCTCGGAGGGGGTCGGGGCGATCGAGGCATGGATGCCGCTGTTCGTCCTGGTGGTGCTCTTCGGCCTGTCGATGGACTACCACGTATTCGTGGTCTCCCGGATCCGCGAGGCCCGGCAGAGCGGTCTGGACACCCGGGCGGCCATCGACACGGGCATCCGGCGGACGGCGGGCGCGGTGACCGGCGCGGCCGTGATCATGGTGGCGGTGTTCGCGGTCTTCGGGACGCTGTCCATGCAGGACATGCAGCAGATGGGCGTCGGCCTCGCCGTTGCGGTGCTGCTGGACGCCACGATCGTACGGATGGTCCTGTTGCCCTCCGTCATGGCGCTGCTCGGCGAGCGGAACTGGCGGACCCCGCGCGGACTCTCCCGGCTGCCGAGCCTGGACCACGGCGAGGCGGAGGCAGCGGGCGCGGTTGCCGAACCGGTTCTGCCCGGGCCGGGTCTCCGCGGCTGA
- a CDS encoding winged helix-turn-helix domain-containing protein, translating into MANTRTFSAATAVTAASSATAAAPPSARSVSPNRHRLRAVDPDEVVQLADVADFLPPGATWLPAPQHTLPALPGRPPMIGYLVLVPADQQPAVAAAAAAAAQRIVPQPVATPASAGPVRIDTVQRTAAVDGNTLDLTFLEFELLAHLVAHPHRVHTRDQLVTTVWGYGHVGDGRTVDVHIARLRRKLGVEHRRSIQTVRRVGYKYAP; encoded by the coding sequence ATGGCGAACACTCGTACCTTCTCCGCCGCCACCGCTGTCACCGCAGCATCGTCGGCGACCGCTGCGGCCCCACCCTCCGCCCGCTCCGTCTCCCCCAACCGCCACCGGCTGCGCGCCGTCGACCCCGACGAGGTCGTCCAGCTGGCCGATGTGGCCGACTTCCTCCCGCCGGGCGCCACCTGGCTGCCGGCACCACAGCACACCCTTCCGGCACTGCCGGGCCGGCCGCCGATGATCGGCTACCTGGTGCTCGTACCGGCCGATCAGCAGCCCGCCGTTGCAGCGGCGGCCGCGGCCGCCGCCCAGCGGATCGTGCCGCAGCCGGTGGCGACCCCGGCCTCGGCCGGTCCGGTGCGTATCGACACGGTGCAGCGCACCGCGGCGGTGGACGGGAACACGCTCGACCTCACGTTCCTCGAATTCGAACTGCTCGCCCATTTGGTGGCGCACCCGCACCGGGTGCACACCCGCGACCAGTTGGTGACGACCGTCTGGGGCTACGGGCATGTGGGCGACGGGCGCACCGTCGACGTCCACATCGCGCGGCTGCGCCGCAAGCTGGGCGTCGAGCACCGCCGGTCGATCCAGACGGTGCGACGCGTCGGTTACAAGTACGCCCCCTGA